In Apis mellifera strain DH4 linkage group LG3, Amel_HAv3.1, whole genome shotgun sequence, one DNA window encodes the following:
- the LOC413194 gene encoding myeloid differentiation primary response protein MyD88-A isoform X2: MTIDLSTIPLVALSIESTQVVSSLLNSPKVIPCENKLPRDWRGLAHLCELGGELMPLLISHPDPTAYILTYWKKKQKNITIKDFQNLLEKIDRWDILDDTLKLFEQLQKSQTSAEKIENDTEIEILTIDDFYRKEQGLSEQNYDAFILYADEDIKFANEMVDKLEKEYNLKLCLKDQLLGGITFEHEAVMKLISDRCNRLIVIISPNFLKSPANKFFLNYAQALGIGTQQRKIIPCLYERCRLPPQLQFMVILDYNKLVSYNFWGKLRDSIQVSNKIKENLNIFPIKNDSNLNMNNENDKDKQNTSNVERKIEIEKLQIQNKKETFDRKENSNQFEFVSINNNSKDNNKKHNHFLLWSKMWSKKGENNKREDASITKTISLPSIESLDTLNSTELIEKKNKTRLIDKYIKKYQLMIHKDHLA, from the exons atgacAATTGATTTATCAACAATACCACTTGTTGCTTTATCTATCGAATCTACACAAGTTGtttcatcattattaaattcgcCAAAAGTTATTCCttgcgaaaataaattaccaag agATTGGAGAGGTCTTGCTCATTTATGCGAATTAGGTGGAGAATTAATGCCTTTACTTATATCACATCCAGATCCAACtgcatatattttaacatattggaaaaaaaaacaaaaaaatattacaattaaggattttcaaaatttgttagaaaaaatCGATAGATGGGATATCCTAGATGATACATTAAAGCTTTTTg aacaattacaaaaatctcAAACGTCagctgaaaaaattgaaaatgacacTGAGATAGAAATTCTTACTATAG atgatTTCTATAGGAAAGAACAAGGACTATCAGAACAAAATTATGatgcatttatattatatgctgATGAAGACATTAAATTTGCTAATGAAATGGTGGATAAACTtgagaaagaatataatttgaag cTTTGTTTAAAAGATCAATTACTTGGTGGAATTACATTTGAACATGAAGcagtaatgaaattaatatcagaTCGATGTAATAGactaattgttattatatcaccaaattttcttaaaagtccagcaaataaattctttttgaattatgCTCAAGCATTGGGCATTG GAACCCAACAAAGAAAGATCATACCATGTTTATATGAAAGATGTCGATTACCACCTCAATTACAATTTATGGtcatattagattataataaattggttTCGTACAATTTCTGGGGAAAATTAAGAGATTCCATACaagtatcaaataaaataaaagaaaatctaaatatttttcccatAAAAAATGACAGCAATCtgaatatgaataatgaaaatgacaaAGATAAACAAAATACAAGTAATgtagaaagaaagattgaaatagaaaagcttcaaatacaaaataaaaaagaaacatttgatagaaaggaaaattcaaaccaatttgaatttgtcagtataaataataattcaaaggataataataaaaaacacaaTCATTTTTTACTATGGTCTAAAATGTGGTccaaaaaaggagaaaataataaaagagaagatGCTTCAATTACAAAAACAATTAGTTTACCATCTATCGAATCTTTGGATACATTAAATTCAAcagaattaatagaaaaaaagaataaaacaagacttatagataaatatataaaaaaat
- the LOC413194 gene encoding myeloid differentiation primary response protein MyD88-A isoform X1, giving the protein MTIDLSTIPLVALSIESTQVVSSLLNSPKVIPCENKLPRDWRGLAHLCELGGELMPLLISHPDPTAYILTYWKKKQKNITIKDFQNLLEKIDRWDILDDTLKLFVRDGEKYLEQLQKSQTSAEKIENDTEIEILTIDDFYRKEQGLSEQNYDAFILYADEDIKFANEMVDKLEKEYNLKLCLKDQLLGGITFEHEAVMKLISDRCNRLIVIISPNFLKSPANKFFLNYAQALGIGTQQRKIIPCLYERCRLPPQLQFMVILDYNKLVSYNFWGKLRDSIQVSNKIKENLNIFPIKNDSNLNMNNENDKDKQNTSNVERKIEIEKLQIQNKKETFDRKENSNQFEFVSINNNSKDNNKKHNHFLLWSKMWSKKGENNKREDASITKTISLPSIESLDTLNSTELIEKKNKTRLIDKYIKKYQLMIHKDHLA; this is encoded by the exons atgacAATTGATTTATCAACAATACCACTTGTTGCTTTATCTATCGAATCTACACAAGTTGtttcatcattattaaattcgcCAAAAGTTATTCCttgcgaaaataaattaccaag agATTGGAGAGGTCTTGCTCATTTATGCGAATTAGGTGGAGAATTAATGCCTTTACTTATATCACATCCAGATCCAACtgcatatattttaacatattggaaaaaaaaacaaaaaaatattacaattaaggattttcaaaatttgttagaaaaaatCGATAGATGGGATATCCTAGATGATACATTAAAGCTTTTTg TAAGAGatggtgaaaaatatttagaacaattacaaaaatctcAAACGTCagctgaaaaaattgaaaatgacacTGAGATAGAAATTCTTACTATAG atgatTTCTATAGGAAAGAACAAGGACTATCAGAACAAAATTATGatgcatttatattatatgctgATGAAGACATTAAATTTGCTAATGAAATGGTGGATAAACTtgagaaagaatataatttgaag cTTTGTTTAAAAGATCAATTACTTGGTGGAATTACATTTGAACATGAAGcagtaatgaaattaatatcagaTCGATGTAATAGactaattgttattatatcaccaaattttcttaaaagtccagcaaataaattctttttgaattatgCTCAAGCATTGGGCATTG GAACCCAACAAAGAAAGATCATACCATGTTTATATGAAAGATGTCGATTACCACCTCAATTACAATTTATGGtcatattagattataataaattggttTCGTACAATTTCTGGGGAAAATTAAGAGATTCCATACaagtatcaaataaaataaaagaaaatctaaatatttttcccatAAAAAATGACAGCAATCtgaatatgaataatgaaaatgacaaAGATAAACAAAATACAAGTAATgtagaaagaaagattgaaatagaaaagcttcaaatacaaaataaaaaagaaacatttgatagaaaggaaaattcaaaccaatttgaatttgtcagtataaataataattcaaaggataataataaaaaacacaaTCATTTTTTACTATGGTCTAAAATGTGGTccaaaaaaggagaaaataataaaagagaagatGCTTCAATTACAAAAACAATTAGTTTACCATCTATCGAATCTTTGGATACATTAAATTCAAcagaattaatagaaaaaaagaataaaacaagacttatagataaatatataaaaaaat